A single genomic interval of Acidimicrobiales bacterium harbors:
- a CDS encoding cyclic nucleotide-binding domain-containing protein, giving the protein MRRAPIDERLTAIPLFQHLTDKQLSTVASLATVLDIGAGRELIREGQVGREFFLVVDGEAEVTRAGEHVATLGPGTFFGETALLLDQPRNATVVATTDMVVEVIERRDFKGLLDEYPDLYAPLLAATAQQLDEGSGAT; this is encoded by the coding sequence ATGCGCCGAGCACCGATCGACGAGCGTCTCACGGCCATCCCGCTGTTCCAGCACCTCACCGACAAGCAGCTGTCGACGGTGGCGAGCCTGGCCACGGTCCTCGACATCGGCGCAGGGCGCGAGCTCATCCGTGAGGGCCAGGTGGGACGTGAGTTCTTCCTCGTCGTCGACGGGGAGGCCGAGGTGACCCGCGCCGGTGAGCACGTGGCCACCCTCGGGCCGGGCACGTTCTTCGGGGAGACGGCGCTGCTGCTCGACCAGCCCCGCAACGCCACCGTGGTCGCCACGACCGACATGGTGGTCGAGGTCATCGAGCGCCGGGACTTCAAAGGGCTCCTCGACGAGTACCCCGACCTCTACGCGCCGTTGCTGGCCGCCACCGCGCAGCAGCTCGACGAGGGCTCCGGGGCGACCTGA
- a CDS encoding transglutaminase family protein, with translation MTFKVVHRTEYRYAREVFSTYGEARLHPRELTGQQCYSTTLSVDPFPEEYRVRRDFFGNRVAHYAVLEPHTELVVTATSIVDIRGRQVLLGPAGGLRWEEVRDGLRTAEDPDALDARQFTLPSPAAAPSPDAAAYVAGSFPPGRSLVEALADLTARIRSDFEYQPGSTDVDTTVDELLARRAGVCQDFAHLTITGLRALGLSARYVSGYLETEPPPGMARLQGADVSHAWVGVFVTGLGWIDLDPTNDQFVDDRYVTVAWGRDYSDVPPLKGVIFTESESHELTVSVDVTPVPDGDPVLTA, from the coding sequence ATGACCTTCAAGGTCGTGCACCGCACCGAGTACCGCTACGCGCGGGAGGTCTTCTCGACCTACGGCGAGGCCCGTCTCCACCCGCGGGAGCTCACGGGGCAGCAGTGCTACTCGACCACCTTGTCGGTCGACCCGTTCCCCGAGGAGTACCGCGTCCGCCGAGATTTCTTCGGTAACCGGGTGGCCCACTACGCCGTGCTCGAGCCGCACACCGAGCTCGTGGTCACGGCCACCAGCATCGTCGACATCCGGGGTCGCCAGGTCCTGCTGGGGCCCGCGGGTGGACTCCGGTGGGAGGAGGTCCGCGACGGGCTGCGCACCGCGGAGGACCCGGATGCGCTCGACGCCCGCCAGTTCACCCTTCCGTCGCCGGCCGCAGCACCCTCGCCGGACGCGGCGGCGTACGTGGCCGGGTCGTTCCCACCGGGGCGATCGCTCGTCGAGGCCCTGGCCGACCTGACCGCCCGCATCCGCAGTGACTTCGAGTACCAGCCGGGATCGACCGACGTCGACACCACCGTCGACGAGCTCCTCGCCCGACGCGCCGGGGTGTGCCAGGACTTCGCCCACCTCACCATCACCGGGCTCCGCGCGCTCGGGCTCTCCGCCCGGTACGTGAGCGGCTACCTCGAGACGGAGCCACCGCCGGGCATGGCGCGGTTGCAGGGCGCGGACGTCTCGCACGCATGGGTCGGTGTCTTCGTGACCGGCCTCGGCTGGATCGACCTCGACCCGACCAACGACCAGTTCGTGGACGACCGGTACGTCACCGTGGCCTGGGGCCGCGACTACAGCGACGTGCCCCCGTTGAAGGGGGTGATCTTCACCGAGAGCGAGTCACACGAACTGACGGTCTCCGTGGACGTGACCCCCGTCCCCGATGGCGATCCGGTACTGACCGCCTGA
- a CDS encoding circularly permuted type 2 ATP-grasp protein, which yields MSVAAGPSLSVPYPSLAGTFDEMVAPDGSIRDHWATVTAALDAQSDLNPRAAEAARLLAEDGVTYHVTAGDRPGPRPWVTDPVPLMLSADEWAGLERGVIQRSLLLDRVLQDLYGERRLLSDGLLPPEVVYGHPGFLRTCDQIRLPGPHQLFLAAADLARGADGRHVVLSDRTQAPSGVGYALENRVVVSRVLPGLHRSAQVQRLAPFFRALRSALHQVAPPTDDTPRIVVLTPGQWSETAFEHGYLAAQLGVPLVQGADLRVRDGRVWMRAIGRLEPVHVIVRRVDAAFCDPVELRPDSNLGVPGLLEACRTGTVSVVNTLGSGVLENPGLLPFLPALAEALLDEPLVLPSAETWWCGDDAARSHVLAHLEELVVKPIGRDHGPTPSLGWHLSVTERADLARRVEAEPHAWVGQRPVDISTSPTVTDAGLAPRRTTLRTFAVARGDHYIVMPGGLSRVAPDAIGELITNQAGALSKDTCVLAAEPERLTGFWLQPASDDEDAEPAPRPPTSPRAAEHLFWMSRYAERAEVLARLLRVIADRRNEFAAGATPAGVTSVRILLRALTQVSGTWPGFVGDDAADRLAHPDAELRSVLVDEGRAGSLAFDVRHMLDATAEVRDLLSSDTWLVVGHLDRDLDDLRLRSASGPDPTALGRVLQALLALSGLAAENTVRDAGWRFLEAGRRIERSLQLTALLRATVTEATGTATDSLVLESTLIAAESIITYRRRYRSRAQVDTVLDLLVLDPDNPRSLAHQTAALHEATVGLPRRQGAGASPVETLTEAAADLVRVADTAALSELDDAGRRPSLIAFLERLDDLLVRSAEALDVEHFSHQMPQRTVFMPNDPGVR from the coding sequence GTGAGCGTCGCCGCAGGGCCGAGCCTGTCGGTCCCCTACCCGTCCCTCGCGGGCACCTTCGACGAGATGGTGGCTCCCGACGGGTCCATCCGCGATCACTGGGCCACGGTCACGGCGGCGCTGGACGCACAGAGCGATCTGAACCCCCGGGCCGCAGAGGCGGCCCGGCTGCTCGCGGAGGACGGCGTCACCTACCACGTCACCGCCGGCGACCGGCCCGGGCCCCGCCCGTGGGTGACCGACCCGGTCCCGCTCATGTTGAGCGCCGACGAGTGGGCCGGGCTCGAGCGCGGCGTGATCCAGCGTTCGCTGCTGCTCGATCGGGTGCTCCAGGACCTCTACGGCGAGCGCCGGCTGCTGTCCGACGGCCTGCTGCCCCCCGAGGTCGTCTACGGCCACCCGGGCTTCCTGCGCACGTGCGACCAGATCCGCCTCCCGGGGCCCCACCAGCTGTTCCTCGCCGCCGCCGACCTCGCCCGCGGCGCCGACGGCCGCCACGTGGTCCTCTCGGACCGCACCCAGGCTCCCTCCGGCGTCGGGTACGCGCTGGAGAACCGCGTGGTGGTCTCGCGCGTGCTGCCCGGACTGCACCGGTCCGCCCAGGTCCAGCGCCTGGCCCCGTTCTTCCGGGCGCTGCGGTCCGCCCTGCACCAGGTGGCGCCCCCTACCGACGACACCCCCCGCATCGTGGTCCTCACCCCGGGCCAGTGGAGCGAGACGGCCTTCGAGCACGGCTACCTCGCCGCCCAGCTCGGGGTCCCGCTCGTCCAGGGTGCCGACCTGCGCGTCCGCGACGGCCGGGTCTGGATGCGCGCCATCGGCCGCCTCGAGCCCGTGCACGTCATCGTCCGTCGGGTCGACGCGGCGTTCTGCGACCCGGTCGAGCTGCGACCCGACTCCAACCTCGGCGTGCCCGGCCTCCTCGAGGCCTGCCGGACGGGAACCGTCTCGGTGGTCAACACCCTCGGCAGCGGGGTGCTCGAGAACCCCGGCCTGCTCCCCTTCCTGCCCGCACTGGCGGAGGCCCTGCTCGACGAGCCCCTCGTCCTGCCGTCCGCGGAGACCTGGTGGTGCGGCGACGACGCCGCCCGATCCCATGTGTTGGCCCACCTCGAGGAGCTGGTCGTCAAGCCCATCGGCCGCGACCACGGGCCCACCCCCTCGCTCGGCTGGCACCTGAGCGTGACCGAGCGGGCCGATCTCGCCCGCCGCGTCGAGGCCGAGCCTCACGCGTGGGTCGGCCAGCGTCCGGTGGACATCAGCACGTCGCCCACGGTGACCGACGCCGGCCTCGCCCCGCGCCGCACCACCCTGCGCACGTTCGCCGTGGCCCGGGGCGACCACTACATCGTCATGCCCGGAGGGCTGAGCCGGGTGGCCCCCGATGCCATCGGTGAGCTCATCACCAACCAGGCCGGCGCCCTCAGCAAGGACACCTGCGTCCTCGCGGCCGAGCCCGAGCGCCTCACCGGCTTCTGGCTCCAGCCGGCATCCGACGACGAGGACGCCGAGCCCGCACCCCGGCCCCCGACCTCGCCCCGCGCCGCGGAGCACCTGTTCTGGATGAGCCGCTACGCCGAGCGCGCCGAGGTGCTGGCCCGCCTCCTGCGCGTCATCGCCGACCGCCGCAACGAGTTCGCGGCCGGTGCGACGCCGGCGGGGGTGACGAGCGTGCGCATCCTCCTCCGTGCACTCACTCAGGTGTCCGGCACGTGGCCCGGGTTCGTGGGCGATGACGCCGCCGACCGGCTGGCACACCCCGACGCCGAGCTGCGGTCCGTGCTCGTCGACGAGGGGCGGGCGGGCTCGCTGGCGTTCGATGTGCGCCACATGCTCGACGCCACCGCCGAGGTGCGTGACCTGCTCAGCAGTGACACGTGGCTGGTCGTGGGCCACCTCGACCGGGACCTCGACGACCTCCGCCTCCGCTCGGCGAGCGGCCCCGATCCCACGGCCCTCGGGCGCGTCCTGCAAGCGCTGCTGGCGCTCTCGGGACTCGCGGCGGAGAACACCGTCCGCGACGCCGGCTGGCGGTTCCTGGAGGCCGGTCGTCGCATCGAGCGCTCGTTGCAGCTGACCGCCCTCCTGCGGGCCACGGTCACCGAGGCCACGGGCACGGCCACCGACAGCCTGGTGCTCGAGTCCACGCTCATCGCCGCCGAGAGCATCATCACCTACCGCCGCCGCTACCGGTCCCGTGCCCAGGTCGACACCGTGCTCGATCTCCTCGTGCTCGATCCGGACAACCCCCGCTCCCTCGCCCACCAGACCGCCGCCCTCCACGAGGCCACGGTGGGGCTCCCCCGCCGCCAGGGTGCGGGCGCATCGCCCGTCGAGACGCTGACCGAGGCCGCCGCCGATCTCGTGCGCGTCGCCGACACGGCCGCGCTGAGCGAGCTCGACGACGCCGGTCGACGGCCGTCGCTCATCGCCTTCCTCGAGCGCCTCGACGACCTCCTGGTCCGCTCCGCGGAGGCACTCGACGTCGAGCACTTCAGCCACCAGATGCCCCAGCGGACGGTGTTCATGCCCAACGATCCCGGCGTCCGATGA
- a CDS encoding alpha-E domain-containing protein: MSHDPTRPPTPQEAPTMLLSRVAENAYWVGRYLERAEATARLVKTHTELFLDLPKSAGLTWAPLLAVTGSDADYHLVHDHPSEEEVVSFLLADPLNPGSVVRSVEQAREDLRVTRTMVPRRTWETLNELHLWVRDTRREGIGRTGRLAWCEEVIRRCHLVAGSIYATMNRDDTYSFLEIGRFVERADMTTRVLEVEADILMAVPDGGLRPFVDVTWLAALRSLGAEQMYRRATGGVVHGADAVRFLLFEPQFPRSVEHCLIGVSRWLLELPRQEVPMTECAALERRLGAIDPTSGGADELLRVVDDLQRGLNLLHDALGATYFSPAPSLTGAG; encoded by the coding sequence GTGAGCCACGACCCGACCCGACCCCCGACACCCCAGGAGGCCCCCACCATGTTGCTGTCCCGCGTGGCCGAGAACGCGTACTGGGTCGGCCGCTACCTGGAGCGCGCCGAGGCGACCGCCCGCCTGGTGAAGACCCACACCGAGCTGTTCCTCGATCTCCCGAAGTCCGCCGGGCTGACCTGGGCGCCGCTCTTGGCGGTCACCGGCAGCGACGCCGACTACCACCTGGTCCACGACCACCCGAGCGAGGAGGAGGTGGTCTCGTTCCTCCTCGCCGACCCGCTCAACCCCGGGTCCGTGGTGCGCTCGGTCGAGCAGGCCCGCGAAGACCTCCGGGTGACGCGCACGATGGTGCCCCGGCGCACCTGGGAGACGCTCAACGAGCTCCACCTCTGGGTGCGGGACACGCGCCGCGAGGGCATCGGGAGGACGGGCCGCCTGGCCTGGTGCGAGGAGGTGATCCGCCGGTGCCACCTGGTGGCCGGTTCGATCTACGCCACCATGAACCGGGACGACACCTATTCGTTCCTCGAGATCGGGCGCTTCGTCGAGCGGGCCGACATGACGACCCGGGTGCTGGAGGTCGAAGCCGACATCCTCATGGCCGTCCCCGACGGCGGTCTGCGACCGTTCGTCGACGTCACCTGGCTCGCCGCGCTCCGCTCCCTGGGGGCCGAGCAGATGTACCGACGAGCCACGGGCGGCGTGGTGCACGGCGCCGACGCCGTCCGCTTCCTGCTCTTCGAGCCTCAGTTCCCGCGCTCGGTCGAGCACTGCCTGATCGGGGTGTCCCGCTGGTTGCTCGAGCTGCCCCGCCAGGAGGTGCCCATGACCGAGTGCGCGGCCCTCGAGCGGCGCCTCGGCGCCATCGACCCGACCTCCGGTGGCGCCGACGAGCTCCTGCGGGTCGTCGACGACCTCCAGCGGGGGCTCAACCTCCTCCACGACGCCCTCGGCGCCACCTACTTCTCGCCGGCACCATCGCTCACCGGGGCGGGATGA
- a CDS encoding circularly permuted type 2 ATP-grasp protein, whose amino-acid sequence MLGTDGPRPACDGVVDLLHALGTDLHERQAAAELAIRAMGISFTVYSEGANIDREWPFDVIPRVLSTHEWDRIAAGLTQRLIALNLFIDDVYGEGRAIRNGVVPAEVVGDSPNLRPECRGVRPAQGTWAHISGSDLVRDGDGTMYVLEDNLRVPSGVSYMLENRQITKRVFADLFRDLDIHPVDAYPTRLRELLGSLSPRPGDLPVIVVLTPGVHNSAYFEHAFLAQQMGAHLVEGRDLVVDDEVVYLRTVGGLERVDVVYRRVDDLFLDPEVFRPDSALGVPGLMAAWRAGNVAIANAPGAGVADDKVLYAYVPALIHYYLGEEALVPNVETFVCLDDRQRKHVLANLDHLVVKPANESGGYGIFVGSHASEADKDEIRRRVEADPRNYVAQPILALSTAPTLCDGVIAPRHVDLRPFILTGEHPYVTTGGLTRVARQEGSLIVNSSQGGGSKDTWIIDPDVGRPAASGLTIEVRDR is encoded by the coding sequence ATGCTCGGGACCGACGGTCCCCGGCCCGCGTGCGACGGGGTGGTGGACCTGCTCCATGCCCTCGGCACCGATCTCCACGAGCGCCAGGCCGCCGCCGAGCTCGCCATCCGGGCGATGGGCATCTCCTTCACGGTCTACTCCGAGGGCGCCAACATCGACCGGGAGTGGCCCTTCGACGTGATCCCCCGGGTGCTGTCGACCCACGAGTGGGATCGCATCGCGGCGGGGCTCACCCAGCGCCTCATCGCCCTCAACCTCTTCATCGACGACGTCTACGGCGAAGGCCGCGCCATCCGCAACGGTGTCGTCCCCGCGGAGGTCGTCGGCGACTCGCCCAACCTGCGACCCGAGTGCCGCGGCGTGCGCCCCGCCCAGGGCACCTGGGCCCACATCTCCGGCAGCGACCTGGTCCGCGACGGCGACGGGACGATGTACGTCCTGGAGGACAACCTGCGGGTGCCGTCGGGGGTGTCCTACATGCTCGAGAACCGCCAGATCACCAAGCGGGTGTTCGCCGACCTCTTCCGCGACCTCGACATCCACCCGGTGGACGCCTACCCGACGCGCCTGCGCGAGCTGCTCGGATCGCTCTCGCCTCGGCCCGGGGACCTGCCGGTGATCGTGGTGCTCACCCCCGGCGTCCACAACTCCGCCTACTTCGAGCACGCCTTCCTCGCCCAGCAGATGGGCGCCCACCTCGTCGAGGGCCGCGACCTGGTGGTCGACGACGAGGTCGTGTACCTGCGCACCGTGGGCGGGCTCGAGCGGGTCGACGTCGTGTACCGGCGGGTGGACGACCTCTTTCTCGATCCCGAGGTCTTCCGGCCCGACTCGGCGCTCGGCGTCCCCGGGCTGATGGCCGCATGGCGGGCCGGCAACGTGGCCATCGCGAACGCACCCGGCGCCGGGGTGGCCGACGACAAGGTGCTGTACGCCTACGTCCCGGCGTTGATCCACTACTACCTCGGCGAGGAGGCACTCGTGCCCAACGTCGAGACGTTCGTGTGCCTGGACGACCGGCAGCGCAAGCACGTGCTCGCCAACCTCGACCATCTGGTGGTGAAGCCGGCCAACGAGTCGGGCGGCTACGGCATCTTCGTCGGCTCGCACGCCAGCGAAGCGGACAAGGACGAGATCCGCCGCCGGGTCGAGGCCGATCCTCGCAACTACGTCGCGCAGCCCATCCTCGCGCTGTCCACCGCCCCGACCTTGTGCGACGGCGTGATCGCGCCGCGCCACGTCGACCTCCGCCCCTTCATCCTCACGGGGGAGCACCCCTACGTCACGACGGGCGGGCTCACCCGGGTGGCCCGCCAGGAAGGCTCGCTGATCGTGAACAGCTCACAGGGGGGCGGAAGCAAGGACACCTGGATCATCGATCCCGACGTCGGCCGACCGGCCGCGTCCGGCCTGACCATCGAGGTGCGCGACCGGTGA
- a CDS encoding DUF4032 domain-containing protein, with the protein MAAAASEFELVVRGGHPDFLDLPWASPLAAWSHPRIVPMAHGISRHVVRFVRYDHRVYAVKETTRAAAEAEHRALVLLRNTRLPSVEPVGLVRTREPDGAARIITRYLDFSLPYWYVIGREMPTPTDVLLDAAVVLLVRLHLAGVFWGDCSPSNILFRRDAGAMMAYLVDAETVEVRPSLGDQMRAHDVEIAHENLVGGVLDLQAAGRVDDDVDGVALADDLVQRYESLWRELTSADRFEGTERWRIDARVRRINDLGFDVDELAIRSEDGGEVLDIRPTVVDEGHHFRALRQRTGLEVQENQARRLLADIENFRARLEQDEGRPVPDAVGAARWLADVYEPAVTSVPEELADRLEAAELFHEMLEHRHRMAEAAGREITNTEAMADFLTTVLPARPGEQQLLDP; encoded by the coding sequence ATGGCTGCGGCCGCGTCGGAGTTCGAGTTGGTGGTGCGCGGTGGCCACCCCGATTTCCTCGACCTCCCCTGGGCGTCACCCCTGGCGGCCTGGTCGCACCCCCGGATCGTGCCGATGGCGCACGGCATCAGCCGTCACGTGGTCCGCTTCGTGCGCTACGACCACCGGGTCTACGCGGTGAAGGAGACCACCCGGGCCGCGGCGGAGGCCGAGCACCGGGCCCTCGTGCTGCTGCGCAACACTCGCCTCCCCAGCGTCGAGCCCGTCGGTCTGGTGCGGACGCGCGAGCCCGACGGCGCCGCCCGGATCATCACCCGCTACCTCGACTTCTCTCTGCCCTACTGGTACGTCATCGGTCGCGAGATGCCCACACCCACCGATGTCCTGCTCGACGCCGCGGTGGTCCTACTCGTCCGGCTGCACCTCGCTGGTGTGTTCTGGGGGGACTGCTCGCCGTCGAACATCCTGTTCCGGCGGGACGCCGGAGCGATGATGGCCTATCTGGTCGATGCCGAGACCGTCGAGGTGCGACCGTCGCTCGGCGACCAGATGCGCGCCCACGACGTGGAGATCGCCCACGAGAACCTGGTGGGCGGGGTCCTCGACCTCCAGGCCGCGGGGCGCGTCGACGACGACGTGGACGGGGTGGCGCTGGCCGACGACCTGGTGCAGCGCTACGAGTCCCTGTGGCGGGAGCTCACCAGCGCCGACCGCTTCGAGGGCACCGAGCGCTGGCGCATCGACGCCCGCGTCCGGCGCATCAACGACCTCGGCTTCGACGTGGACGAGCTCGCCATCCGCTCGGAAGACGGAGGCGAGGTCCTCGACATCCGACCCACCGTGGTGGACGAGGGCCACCACTTCCGGGCGCTGCGCCAGCGGACGGGGCTCGAGGTGCAGGAGAACCAGGCCCGTCGGCTGCTCGCCGACATCGAGAACTTCCGCGCCCGGCTCGAACAGGACGAGGGTCGACCGGTGCCCGACGCCGTGGGCGCGGCCCGGTGGCTCGCCGACGTGTACGAGCCGGCGGTGACGTCGGTGCCCGAAGAGCTCGCCGACCGTCTGGAGGCCGCCGAGCTGTTCCACGAGATGCTCGAGCACCGCCACCGGATGGCCGAGGCGGCCGGCCGGGAGATCACCAACACGGAGGCGATGGCCGACTTCCTCACCACCGTGCTGCCCGCCCGTCCCGGCGAGCAGCAGCTGCTCGACCCCTAG
- the ugpC gene encoding sn-glycerol-3-phosphate ABC transporter ATP-binding protein UgpC yields the protein MAEITLRNLVKEYGDGFAAVNDVSLDIADGEFMILVGPSGCGKSTLLRMIVGLEDITDGELLIGGERVNEKAPRDRNLAMVFQNYALYPHLTVFENIAFPLRLRHVPDDEVKAKVEAAAATLELTEHLDRKPSNLSGGQRQRVAMGRAIVRDADAFLFDEPLSNLDAKLRGQMRTEILRMQRRMGITTVYVTHDQVEAMTLGDRVALLRRGELQQVAKPRELYEQPVNLFVAGFIGSPPMNFVPASLDGDELRLPFVTFPLPDDVRAKVGDREHVLVGIRPESFDDCSDEEPADGTVRFEAEIDVVEWLGNEQYAYLPYDAPDELTGTLDELERDLDSERMRSQLVVALDPSSTVDAGGTAHLCFDPHAMHVFDAETGANLTLADAPEA from the coding sequence ATGGCCGAGATCACCCTCCGCAACCTGGTCAAGGAGTACGGCGACGGCTTCGCCGCGGTGAACGACGTGAGCCTCGACATCGCCGACGGCGAGTTCATGATCCTCGTGGGCCCCTCGGGCTGCGGGAAGTCGACGCTGTTGCGCATGATCGTCGGCCTCGAGGACATCACCGACGGTGAGCTGTTGATCGGGGGCGAGCGGGTCAACGAGAAGGCGCCACGGGACCGCAACCTGGCCATGGTCTTCCAGAACTACGCGCTGTACCCGCACCTGACCGTGTTCGAGAACATCGCCTTCCCGCTGCGCCTGCGTCACGTGCCCGACGACGAGGTGAAGGCCAAGGTCGAGGCGGCGGCGGCCACCCTCGAGCTGACCGAGCACCTCGACCGCAAGCCGAGCAACCTCTCCGGCGGGCAGCGCCAGCGCGTCGCGATGGGTCGGGCCATCGTGCGCGACGCCGACGCCTTCTTGTTCGACGAGCCCCTGTCCAACCTCGACGCCAAGCTGCGCGGCCAGATGCGCACCGAGATCCTGCGCATGCAGCGCCGCATGGGGATCACGACGGTCTACGTCACCCACGACCAGGTGGAGGCCATGACCCTCGGGGACCGGGTTGCCCTGCTGCGACGGGGTGAGCTCCAGCAGGTGGCCAAGCCCCGGGAGCTCTACGAGCAGCCCGTCAACCTGTTCGTCGCCGGGTTCATCGGCTCGCCGCCCATGAACTTCGTGCCTGCGTCGCTCGACGGCGACGAGCTGCGGCTCCCGTTCGTCACCTTCCCGCTGCCCGACGACGTGCGGGCCAAGGTCGGTGACCGCGAGCACGTGCTGGTGGGCATCCGGCCCGAGTCCTTCGACGACTGCTCCGACGAGGAGCCGGCCGACGGGACCGTCCGCTTCGAGGCGGAGATCGACGTGGTCGAGTGGTTGGGCAACGAGCAGTACGCCTACCTGCCCTACGACGCCCCGGACGAGCTCACCGGCACCCTCGACGAGCTCGAGCGCGACCTCGACAGCGAGCGCATGCGGAGCCAGCTCGTGGTCGCGCTGGACCCGTCGAGCACGGTCGACGCCGGCGGCACGGCCCACCTCTGCTTCGACCCGCACGCGATGCACGTCTTCGACGCAGAGACAGGTGCCAACCTGACCCTCGCCGACGCCCCGGAGGCCTAG
- a CDS encoding carbohydrate ABC transporter permease has product MAGQRTSNWWTVWGLVILAWAAFPLLWMTSLAFKSPDTFRTGEPSFLPKEWTWDNFESAFDNELFTAALRNSFGIAIIATVLSVIVAMFAAYAIARLEFPGKKLLLSMALAIAMFPQAALVGPLFNMWRGLGIYDTWVGLIIPYLTFALPLSIWTMSAFFRQIPWEMEQAAQVDGATAWQAFRRVIVPLAAPGVFTTAILTFFFCWNEFLFAISLTSTDRARTVPAALSFFTGQSQFQSPVTAVMAASVVVTIPIVILVLVFQRRIVAGLTAGAVKG; this is encoded by the coding sequence ATGGCCGGACAGCGGACGAGCAACTGGTGGACGGTGTGGGGGCTCGTCATCCTCGCGTGGGCGGCGTTCCCCCTGCTGTGGATGACCTCGCTCGCCTTCAAGAGCCCCGACACCTTCCGGACCGGCGAGCCCAGCTTCCTCCCGAAGGAGTGGACCTGGGACAACTTCGAGAGCGCGTTCGACAACGAGCTGTTCACCGCTGCGCTGCGCAACTCGTTCGGCATCGCGATCATCGCCACCGTGCTGTCCGTGATCGTGGCGATGTTCGCGGCGTACGCGATCGCCCGCCTCGAGTTCCCCGGCAAGAAGCTGCTGCTGTCCATGGCCCTCGCCATCGCCATGTTCCCGCAGGCGGCGCTCGTCGGGCCCCTGTTCAACATGTGGCGCGGCCTCGGCATCTACGACACCTGGGTCGGGCTGATCATCCCGTACCTCACGTTCGCCCTGCCGCTCTCCATCTGGACCATGTCCGCCTTCTTCCGCCAGATCCCGTGGGAGATGGAGCAGGCGGCGCAGGTGGACGGCGCCACCGCGTGGCAGGCCTTCCGACGGGTCATCGTCCCGCTGGCGGCCCCTGGCGTGTTCACCACCGCCATCCTCACGTTCTTCTTCTGCTGGAACGAGTTCCTGTTCGCCATCTCGCTCACCTCCACGGACCGGGCGCGCACCGTGCCCGCCGCACTCTCGTTCTTCACCGGGCAGTCGCAGTTCCAGTCGCCCGTCACCGCGGTCATGGCGGCCTCGGTCGTCGTCACCATCCCCATCGTGATCCTCGTGCTCGTCTTCCAGCGCCGCATCGTGGCCGGGTTGACCGCGGGGGCCGTCAAGGGCTGA
- a CDS encoding sugar ABC transporter permease, with amino-acid sequence MILVTAYPLGYALVLSLYRYRLTDPDGREFVGVQNYVTVLTDPVWWSAASTTATITVISVAVELVLGFAFAWVMFRILRGRSLIRTAILVPYGIVTVVSAFIWRYAFQLDSGFVNQWFGLGDFNWFGERWSSLFVITLSEIWKTTPFISLLLLAGLVQVPEELMEAAKVDGATAWQRLRKVVLPNMKAAIMVAVLFRTLDAWRIFDNPFVMTGGANETETLSFLAYRQNVTLVNLGAGSAVSVLLFATVVLIAFVFIKVFRTDLSQVRGDS; translated from the coding sequence ATGATCCTCGTCACGGCCTATCCGCTGGGGTACGCGCTGGTCCTGTCGCTGTACCGCTACCGCCTCACCGACCCGGACGGCCGTGAGTTCGTCGGTGTCCAGAACTACGTCACGGTCCTGACCGATCCCGTCTGGTGGAGCGCCGCTTCCACGACGGCCACCATCACCGTGATCAGCGTGGCCGTCGAGCTCGTGCTGGGTTTCGCGTTCGCCTGGGTCATGTTCCGGATCCTCCGCGGGCGCTCGCTCATCCGGACCGCGATCCTCGTCCCCTACGGGATCGTCACCGTGGTGTCCGCCTTCATCTGGCGTTACGCCTTCCAGCTCGACTCCGGCTTCGTCAACCAGTGGTTCGGGCTGGGTGACTTCAACTGGTTCGGCGAGCGCTGGTCGTCGCTGTTCGTGATCACCCTCTCGGAGATCTGGAAGACGACCCCGTTCATCTCCTTGCTGCTGCTGGCCGGCCTGGTCCAGGTGCCCGAGGAGCTCATGGAGGCCGCCAAGGTCGACGGCGCCACGGCGTGGCAGCGGCTCCGAAAGGTGGTCCTGCCCAACATGAAGGCGGCGATCATGGTGGCCGTCCTGTTCCGGACCCTCGACGCCTGGCGCATCTTCGACAACCCGTTCGTGATGACGGGCGGCGCCAACGAGACCGAGACGCTGTCGTTCCTCGCCTACCGCCAGAACGTCACCCTCGTGAACCTCGGCGCAGGGTCGGCGGTGTCCGTGCTGCTGTTCGCCACCGTGGTGCTGATCGCGTTCGTGTTCATCAAGGTGTTCCGGACCGACCTGAGCCAAGTGCGGGGGGACAGCTGA